A part of Sugiyamaella lignohabitans strain CBS 10342 chromosome D, complete sequence genomic DNA contains:
- the MUP1 gene encoding Mup1p (High affinity methionine permease; integral membrane protein with 13 putative membrane-spanning regions; also involved in cysteine uptake; GO_component: GO:0016021 - integral component of membrane [Evidence IEA]; GO_component: GO:0016021 - integral component of membrane [Evidence ISM] [PMID 12192589]; GO_component: GO:0005887 - integral component of plasma membrane [Evidence ISS] [PMID 8893857]; GO_component: GO:0016020 - membrane [Evidence IEA,IEA,IEA]; GO_function: GO:0000102 - L-methionine secondary active transmembrane transporter activity [Evidence IDA] [PMID 8893857]; GO_function: GO:0015171 - amino acid transmembrane transporter activity [Evidence IEA]; GO_process: GO:0003333 - amino acid transmembrane transport [Evidence IEA]; GO_process: GO:0006865 - amino acid transport [Evidence IEA]; GO_process: GO:0042883 - cysteine transport [Evidence IDA] [PMID 11330701]; GO_process: GO:0044690 - methionine import [Evidence IGI,IMP] [PMID 8893857]; GO_process: GO:0015821 - methionine transport [Evidence IDA] [PMID 11330701]; GO_process: GO:0000101 - sulfur amino acid transport [Evidence IMP] [PMID 8893857]; GO_process: GO:0006810 - transport [Evidence IEA]): MASETSSLLSRQTGSQQHLEVGAVSNHANINRGNNSNASGNSSDSGKGNGNSNGKLYREDHMEEEFDTQTIASYDSVYNSDIDNGVPFDPEHGHAHRKTLGIPTATFLMLNKMIGTGIFSIPSSVYELTGSVGWSLVLWIFGGLIAYSGLNVYLEFGVEIPKSGSEKNYLERVFRRPKHLALVTFAVSYLCLSHSTSNSYAFGLYIQLAAGVKETSESYTRVIAVITVLSCILLHGIFPRAGRYLFNALGFFKVVVLGIITMSGFLVLIGAIKLDNPPDNFTNMFQNDGMGGDVYSISIALLRVFFSYRGWDNCNTVMGEIRNPAHTMGIAGPLAIGMVMFFYCFCNIAYFAVVSKQEIADSGVIVAGKFCQIIFGDSVAARVLPFFIALSNLGNILVVSYAASRVTAELGKHYLIPFSPIISSYKPFNTPFVGLLMHASLTVILLVVPPPGRVYEFVVDLSTYPITFISFSVTAGLIYLQFNRVKENWGNKPGSYHAPLYHSVAYLLTNLFLIIVPWIPPPYELKPGSFPYYAVPLGGIIIMTAGPLYWLHWRNSENAARLDAEIEKGLYLQTS, encoded by the coding sequence ATGGCTTCTGAGACGAGTAGCTTGCTTAGTCGGCAGACAGGCtcgcagcagcatctggaAGTTGGTGCCGTTTCTAATCACGCCAATATTAATCGTGGAAATAATAGCAACGCCAGTGGTAATTCGAGTGACAGTGGCAAGGGCAATGGAAATAGCAACGGGAAACTGTACAGAGAAGACCATATGGAAGAGGAATTCGATACTCAGACAATAGCTTCATACGATAGTGTGTATAATAgtgatattgataatgGAGTGCCTTTTGATCCAGAACATGGCCATGCTCATAGAAAAACACTGGGAATCCCTACTGCGACATTCCTGATGCTGAATAAAATGATTGGAACTGGAATTTTCAGTATTCCCTCGTCGGTTTATGAGTTGACAGGCTCGGTAGGCTGGAGTCTTGTTCTGTGGATCTTTGGCGGGCTGATCGCTTACTCGGGTCTCAATGTGTACCTGGAATTCGGAGTGGAAATCCCTAAATCAGGATCGGAAAAGAACTACCTCGAAAGAGTATTCCGAAGACCCAAACATTTGGCTCTTGTGACGTTTGCAGTTTCGTATCTTTGTTTGAGTCACTCGACCAGCAATTCATATGCGTTTGGCTTGTATATCCAGCTGGCAGCTGGAGTTAAAGAAACAAGTGAGAGTTATACTCGAGTGATTGCTGTGATTACGGTATTATCATGCATCCTGCTTCATGGAATATTCCCCAGAGCAGGcagatatttatttaatgcGCTGGGATTCTTTAAAGTGGTTGTTCTTGGTATCATCACCATGAGCGGGTTTCTGGTTCTTATTGGAGCTATTAAACTGGACAATCCCCCAGACAATTTCACCAACATGTTCCAGAACGACGGAATGGGCGGTGATGTATACAGCATATCAATCGCATTGCTACGAGTGTTTTTCTCGTACCGAGGATGGGACAATTGTAACACAGTTATGGGCGAGATTAGGAACCCTGCTCATACAATGGGTATTGCTGGTCCACTTGCTATTGGAATGGTGATGTTTTTCTACTGTTTCTGCAACATTGCGTATTTTGCCGTGGTATCGAAGCAAGAAATCGCTGATTCAGGAGTCATTGTTGCTGGCAAGTTCTGTCAGATCATTTTCGGAGACTCCGTAGCTGCCCGAGTACTACCATTTTTCATTGCCCTTTCAAACCTGGGAAATATCCTTGTAGTGAGCTATGCAGCTTCGCGAGTGACTGCCGAGCTTGGAAAACACTATCTGATTCCATTCTCGCCCATTATCTCTTCATACAAACCATTCAACACGCCATTTGTCGGATTACTGATGCACGCCAGTCTGACTGTCATTCTTCTTGTGGTACCTCCACCCGGACGAGTGTACGAGTTTGTTGTCGACCTGTCGACATACCCCATCACATTCATATCATTTTCAGTAACGGCAGGACTTATCTACCTCCAATTCAACCGAGTCAAGGAGAACTGGGGCAACAAACCCGGCAGCTACCATGCCCCATTGTACCATTCAGTAGCATACCTACTCACAAACCTGTTCCTCATCATTGTCCCCTGGATCCCTCCTCCCTACGAGCTCAAACCCGGCTCGTTCCCCTACTACGCGGTCCCACTCGGCGGTATCATCATCATGACCGCCGGACCTCTTTACTGGCTCCACTGGCGCAACTCGGAAAACGCTGCCCGCCTCGACGCCGAGATCGAAAAAGGGCTCTACCTCCAAACGAGCTAA
- the COX5A gene encoding cytochrome c oxidase subunit Va (Subunit Va of cytochrome c oxidase; cytochrome c oxidase is the terminal member of the mitochondrial inner membrane electron transport chain; Cox5Ap is predominantly expressed during aerobic growth while its isoform Vb (Cox5Bp) is expressed during anaerobic growth; COX5A has a paralog, COX5B, that arose from the whole genome duplication; GO_component: GO:0016021 - integral component of membrane [Evidence ISM] [PMID 12192589]; GO_component: GO:0016020 - membrane [Evidence IEA]; GO_component: GO:0005743 - mitochondrial inner membrane [Evidence IEA,IEA]; GO_component: GO:0005751 - mitochondrial respiratory chain complex IV [Evidence IPI] [PMID 1331058]; GO_component: GO:0005739 - mitochondrion [Evidence IEA]; GO_component: GO:0005739 - mitochondrion [Evidence IDA] [PMID 16823961]; GO_function: GO:0004129 - cytochrome-c oxidase activity [Evidence IEA,IEA]; GO_function: GO:0004129 - cytochrome-c oxidase activity [Evidence IMP] [PMID 1847916]; GO_function: GO:0016491 - oxidoreductase activity [Evidence IEA]; GO_process: GO:1902600 - hydrogen ion transmembrane transport [Evidence IEA,IEA]; GO_process: GO:0006123 - mitochondrial electron transport, cytochrome c to oxygen [Evidence IDA] [PMID 1331058]; GO_process: GO:0055114 - oxidation-reduction process [Evidence IEA]), which yields MLRGFRSVARPSLARAAAPVARRQAHAISNPTLVNLESRWEAMSEEERSDIVAQLAERQKGSWAELTVAEKRAAWYISYGAWGPRKPIHAPGDAGRIVKGIAAVILGAATLFTTIRLLSPSLPHTMNKEWQEAANEKLAEKNANPFTGYNQVQSPSKGPSDDDE from the coding sequence ATGCTTCGTGGTTTCAGATCTGTTGCTAGACCCAGCTTGGCTCGTGCCGCTGCACCAGTGGCCCGTCGTCAAGCCCACGCTATTTCTAACCCTACCTTGGTTAACCTTGAGAGTCGTTGGGAGGCTATGAGCGAGGAGGAGCGTTCAGATATCGTTGCTCAATTGGCCGAGAGACAAAAGGGCTCGTGGGCCGAGTTGACTGTTGCCGAGAAGCGTGCTGCTTGGTACATTTCCTACGGTGCCTGGGGCCCCAGAAAGCCCATCCACGCTCCTGGCGATGCCGGCAGAATTGTTAAGGGCATTGCTGCAGTGATTCTCGGCGCCGCTACTCttttcaccaccatcaGATTGTTGTCTCCATCTCTACCTCACACCATGAACAAGGAATGGCAAGAGGCTGCCAACGAGAAGCTTGCCGAGAAGAACGCCAACCCCTTCACTGGCTACAACCAAGTCCAATCGCCTTCCAAGGGTCCttctgacgacgacgaataA
- the PSK2 gene encoding serine/threonine protein kinase PSK2, protein MLNELRKTLIDNQAHSSQQQLHQQHQQQQQQKQPNILSLNQLLMADQAFGSLHGSASTATLSILGNLTSSSLKTAANGGQLNSNLVNEHLDAFSALLDEAAELLPVPIDSHGGAGWSSTMPRSVSNPPLILQGSPVVNTTGSIAAIGSGVTGGATPSIGATSGSTDLRAVLDLESAKKKRVAAGLGESSPQLQNQLLSALSMAYIDMPRPLVFQRGHSTVNFASITNSVSTLNLAILPSSAQGNNSSSVNITPVQPISSKYASNYSVFTTEFKSPYKILSANDMACLLLGLSQVDLKKRSIFDILEDNYGQYVENIINNGLNGGQPKSVFICGHILPIVKSNGIHSLASFWVRSHNGFISWVLNEVIADKIYLKVSTLDWKLLSITGDNYKIFTPQLTLPEDEPKLREMSLKDLIPGLSDIDVESLEKWNADFPGYKYHTVQAHSANMPCFAKLKSYDDFEATAEISITSMPLMAGVIVIDRWCTVVDYNEYFVGTLLGYGRDSNKVLRGAPVTSIIPRFTDYLEKVFASYQLGTDGNPLPIGLVIPEQAFRKVAALDPNQTNDGDLPRLYPVTDICAVTLQGSHIHVDIQLRVVSNTHFALWVSYSRDIQGLHSEYEMPSQLSLLDNVLEYRANLKKSGSGGGSSSNSRSSTAGSGESVSAESNTLTPMDSEDSLVTPKAAEQSDAQLSSSETNDKNGHETDGSKPPAKKNQAVPDALSTTNRRPPVEIGARRRQKSLKDFNIVQKLGEGAYGKVLLVQYPVEPKDVVVLKCVIKERILVDTWTRDRKLGTIPNEIKIMNNLNALPHKNIVRLIDFFEDDLYYHIEMERHGNPGTDLFDLIELKPDMPVEECRQMFKQVTSAVVHLHTHGIIHRDIKDENIIVDEHGDVKLIDFGSAALTRQGPFDVFVGTIDYAAPEVLSGMPYEGKPQDVWALGILLYTIMYKENPFYNVDEIMEGDLRLPYIPSESCVDLIQKILERDIRNRPNIHTIWEHEWLQN, encoded by the coding sequence ATGTTGAATGAGCTGCGAAAAACGCTTATTGATAATCAAGCCCATTCTtcacagcagcaattgcatcaacagcatcagcagcagcaacaacagaaacagccGAATATTTTATCATTGAATCAGCTGCTCATGGCCGACCAGGCTTTTGGTAGTTTACATGGGTCGGCGTCTACAGCGACATTGTCGATTCTCGGTAATCTCACGAGCTCGTCGCTGAAAACCGCGGCTAATGGTGGTCAGTTAAATAGTAATCTGGTCAATGAGCATTTGGACGCGTTTTCTGCTCTGCTTGATGAGGCGGCCGAGTTGCTGCCAGTACCTATTGATTCGCATGGTGGAGCTGGCTGGAGCAGTACCATGCCTCGGTCGGTATCGAATCCACCGCTGATTCTCCAGGGAAGTCCTGTGGTCAATACTACTGGATccattgctgctattgGCAGCGGGGTAACTGGTGGTGCTACTCCTAGTATTGGAGCCACCAGTGGTAGTACGGATTTGCGAGCAGTTCTTGATCTGGAATCAGCTAAAAAGAAACGagtggctgctggtcttgGTGAATCATCGCCACAGCTTCAGAACCAGCTGTTGAGTGCGTTGTCAATGGCTTATATCGACATGCCACGACCGCTGGTGTTTCAACGAGGCCACTCAACAGTCAATTTTGCATCTATCACTAACTCGGTGTCGACCTTGAACCTGGCTATTCTGCCGTCTTCGGCTCAaggcaacaacagcagcagtgtcAATATCACGCCAGTTCAACCCATTTCGTCAAAATACGCATCCAACTACTCGGTGTTTACTACCGAATTTAAAAGCCCATATAAAATTCTGTCTGCAAACGACATGGCCTGTCTGCTGCTGGGCCTGTCTCAGGTAGACTTGAAAAAACGGTCGATTTTCGATATTCTCGAGGACAACTATGGACAGTATGTcgagaatattattaataacGGGTTGAACGGCGGCCAGCCCAAATCTGTATTTATCTGTGGCCATATTCTGCCTATAGTCAAGTCAAATGGAATCCACAGTCTGGCTAGTTTCTGGGTTCGAAGTCATAATGGGTTTATTTCCTGGGTTCTTAATGAAGTCATTGCCGAtaaaatttatttgaaAGTGTCTACACTGGACTGGAAACTGTTGAGTATAACTGGTGATAACTACAAAATATTCACCCCACAACTGACACTGCCAGAAGACGAGCCCAAACTTAGGGAAATGTCACTCAAGGACCTGATTCCCGGGTTGAGTGATATTGATGTCGAGTCTTTGGAGAAATGGAACGCCGATTTCCCAGGATACAAATACCACACGGTGCAAGCCCACTCGGCTAATATGCCGTGTTTCGCCAAACTCAAGTCGTACGATGATTTTGAAGCCACTGCTGAGATCTCCATTACATCGATGCCGCTCATGGCCGGAGTAATTGTTATTGACCGCTGGTGCACTGTTGTTGACTATAATGAGTATTTTGTAGGTACTTTACTGGGATATGGAAGAGACAGTAACAAGGTTTTGAGGGGAGCACCCGTCACTAGCATTATCCCCAGGTTCACTGACTACCTGGAAAAGGTTTTTGCCAGCTATCAACTGGGTACAGATGGCAATCCATTACCAATAGGATTGGTGATTCCCGAGCAGGCTTTCCGTAAAGTGGCTGCTTTAGACCCGAATCAAACGAATGATGGAGACTTGCCACGGTTGTATCCAGTTACCGATATCTGTGCTGTGACATTACAAGGCTCACACATTCACGTTGATATTCAATTGCGAGTGGTATCTAACACGCATTTTGCACTGTGGGTCAGTTACTCGCGTGATATCCAGGGTCTTCATTCCGAATATGAGATGCCTTCTCAACTATCGCTCCTTGACAATGTGCTCGAATACCGGGCCAATCTCAAGAAATCTGGAAGCGGTGGTGGCTCTTCGTCCAACAGTCGTAGCAGCACTGCTGGAAGTGGAGAAAGTGTCAGTGCCGAGAGTAATACACTGACTCCTATGGACAGTGAGGACAGTCTTGTCACGCCTAAAGCAGCTGAACAGTCTGATGCTCAATTGTCATCCTCAGAAACCAACGACAAGAATGGCCACGAGACAGACGGTAGTAAACCACCAGCTAAGAAGAACCAGGCTGTACCAGATGCTCTTTCCACAACCAACAGACGACCACCTGTAGAAATTGGTGCCCGACGAAGACAGAAAAGTCTGAAAGATTTCAACATTGTTCAGAAGCTGGGAGAAGGGGCCTATGGTAAGGTGTTGTTGGTGCAATACCCAGTTGAGCCCAAAGACGTGGTGGTTCTGAAGTGTGTGATCAAGGAGCGCATTCTTGTAGATACCTGGACACGAGACAGAAAACTAGGAACCATTCCTaacgaaatcaaaatcatgaACAATCTAAACGCATTACCACATAAGAACATTGTACGTTTGATCGATTTCTTCGAAGACGACTTATACTATCACATTGAGATGGAGCGGCACGGCAATCCTGGGACCGATCTGTTTGATCTGATCGAACTCAAGCCAGACATGCCGGTTGAGGAGTGTAGACAGATGTTCAAGCAAGTGACATCTGCCGTGGTTCATCTACACACGCACGGAATCATCCACCGAGACATCAAAGACGAGAATATCATTGTCGACGAGCATGGTGACGTCAAGTTGATTGATTTCGGTAGCGCTGCACTTACAAGACAGGGTCCTTTTGACGTATTTGTGGGCACTATAGACTACGCAGCACCCGAAGTGCTGAGTGGCATGCCCTACGAAGGAAAGCCACAGGACGTATGGGCTCTCGGCATCCTCCTGTATACCATCATGTACAAAGAGAACCCGTTCTACAACGTGGACGAGATCATGGAAGGCGACCTGCGTCTGCCATACATCCCCAGCGAGTCCTGTGTCGACCTGATCCAAAAGATCCTCGAGCGCGACATCCGAAACAGACCCAACATCCACACCATCTGGGAGCACGAGTGGCTGCAAAACTAG
- the NMT1 gene encoding glycylpeptide N-tetradecanoyltransferase NMT1 (N-myristoyl transferase; catalyzes the cotranslational, covalent attachment of myristic acid to the N-terminal glycine residue of several proteins involved in cellular growth and signal transduction; GO_component: GO:0005737 - cytoplasm [Evidence IEA,IEA]; GO_component: GO:0005829 - cytosol [Evidence IDA] [PMID 1544917]; GO_function: GO:0004379 - glycylpeptide N-tetradecanoyltransferase activity [Evidence IEA,IEA]; GO_function: GO:0004379 - glycylpeptide N-tetradecanoyltransferase activity [Evidence IMP] [PMID 8955162]; GO_function: GO:0016740 - transferase activity [Evidence IEA]; GO_function: GO:0016746 - transferase activity, transferring acyl groups [Evidence IEA]; GO_process: GO:0018008 - N-terminal peptidyl-glycine N-myristoylation [Evidence TAS] [PMID 10570244]; GO_process: GO:0006499 - N-terminal protein myristoylation [Evidence IEA]; GO_process: GO:0001302 - replicative cell aging [Evidence IMP] [PMID 10921902]) yields MSGSEKTESREESAGASQPSEVVAKGNAGSNSGKPVTAVSSADTKPPKTTGMRLEDLFKLLSMPDPKAEPKPMDEYKFWKTQPVTKFDDAIDAEGPIDSKTVDDVSKEPSPLPAGFEWSTIDISQPDKVQEIYDLLYANYIEDDDETFRFKYSPAFLDWGLKPPGWVKDWNVGVRVKDTGKLIGFISGIPGTLRLRTTNPDIKVAEINFLCVHKKLRSKRLAPVLIREVTRRVNLTGVWQALYTAGALLPSPITTARYYHRSINWPKLHDVGFTGLPSNSTPAKQVAKYALPSKPTLETLRPMTVEDVSEVHELLDTFLNRYELVPKFTEQETAHWLLDSVHASEHDKVIYSYVVTDSENKITDFVSFYGLESTVLGNSKYDSINVAYLFYYATTAGLGDNKSSDNESVLKSRLFVLIQNALILAKAKNFDVFNALSVQDNALFLEDLKFGAGDGFLNYYLFNYKAFPIHGGISKREKSLERKPGGIGVIMF; encoded by the coding sequence ATGTCTGGTTCAGAAAAAACCGAGTCCAGGGAAGAGTCCGCTGGTGCCAGTCAACCCTCTGAGGTCGTGGCTAAGGGCAATGCTGGTAGCAATTCCGGTAAACCAGTTACCGCAGTGTCTTCAGCTGATACGAAGCCACCCAAGACTACTGGCATGAGACTGGAAGACCTGTTCAAGCTGCTGTCAATGCCAGATCCAAAGGCCGAACCAAAGCCAATGGACGAGTATAAGTTTTGGAAAACACAACCAGTAACTAAATTTGATGATGCAATTGATGCCGAGGGGCCAATTGACTCGAAAACCGTTGACGACGTTTCTAAGGAACCGTCGCCACTGCCAGCTGGCTTCGAATGGTCTACTATTGACATTTCCCAGCCTGATAAAGTGCAAGAGATCTATGATTTGCTATATGCCAACTacattgaagatgatgacgagaCATTTCGATTCAAGTACTCACCAGCATTCTTGGACTGGGGTCTTAAACCTCCCGGCTGGGTCAAGGACTGGAATGTCGGGGTGAGAGTTAAGGATACTGGCAAGCTTATTGGATTCATTTCTGGTATTCCTGGCACTTTACGTCTTAGAACTACTAATCCAGATATTAAAGTTGCGGAAATCAACTTCTTATGTGTTCATAAGAAACTCCGATCGAAGAGACTTGCCCCAGTGCTGATTCGTGAAGTCACTCGTAGAGTCAACCTTACAGGTGTTTGGCAGGCTCTATACACAGCAGGAGCTCTTCTGCCATCTCCAATCACCACTGCTAGATATTACCACCGATCGATCAACTGGCCCAAGTTGCACGATGTCGGGTTCACAGGTCTTCCATCCAATTCCACCCCTGCTAAACAGGTTGCCAAATACGCTCTGCCTTCTAAACCGACTCTGGAAACCCTGCGTCCCATGACTGTTGAAGATGTGTCTGAAGTTCATGAACTACTTGATACGTTCCTCAACAGATATGAACTGGTCCCCAAGTTCACTGAACAAGAGACCGCACACTGGCTTCTCGACTCAGTACATGCATCCGAGCACGATAAGGTTATCTATTCTTACGTTGTCACTGACAGTGAGAACAAAATCACCGATTTCGTGTCTTTCTATGGACTCGAGTCCACTGTTCTTGGCAACTCGAAGTACGATTCGATCAACGTGGCCTATCTATTTTACTATGCCACAACAGCAGGACTCGGCGATAACAAGTCCAGTGACAACGAATCAGTACTGAAAAGCAGACTGTTTGTCCTGATCCAAAATGCATTAATCCTCGCCAAAGCTAAGAACTTCGACGTATTCAATGCTCTGTCGGTGCAGGACAACGCTCTGTTCCTCGAAGACCTGAAATTCGGTGCTGGTGACGGGTTCCTTAACTACTACCTCTTCAACTACAAGGCCTTCCCAATCCATGGTGGCATCTCCAAACGCGAGAAGAGCCTAGAACGCAAGCCCGGTGGCATTGGCGTGATCATGTTCTAG